GCGAGCGCGCCGGCCTGGCGCAGGTCCGCCCATGCGGCGGGGATGCTGGTGGCGTCGCCGCTGCGCTGGCGGCCGTAAGTGAACTTCGGCTCGCCGTTGCCGGCCTCGAGGCCGAGCCCGAGCGGCTCGACGACCACCTGGTTCCAGTCGGCGTCCATTTCCTCGGCGATGATGCGCGCCAGCGAGGTGGCGGTGCCTTCGCCGTTGTCGGGGTCGCGCACGCCGATGAACACGCGGCCGTCGGCGGCGACGCGCAGGTAGGGGCCCAGTGGTTTCCAGCTGTCGCCGAGCAAGGCCAGCGGCACGGGACGGTCGGCCGCTTCGGCGGTGCCGATGCCGATCACCAGGGCACCGGCGGCACCGGCGGCGTATTTCAGGAAACGGCGGCGCGACAGTCGAACCTCGCCGCTCATGCCTTGGCATCCTTCATCGCGACGGCCGCGCGCTTGATCGCCTTGCGGATGCGACCATAGCTGCCGCAGCGGCAGAGGTTGCCGATCTTGTCGATATCGGCGTCGGACGGATTCTTCTGGTGCGAGAGCAGGTCGACGGCGGCCATGATCTGGCCGGGCTGGCAAAAGCCGCACATGACGGCGTCTTCGTCGATCCAGGCCTGCTGCACGGGATGCAGCGCGCCGTCCTTGCCGGCGAGGCCCTCGACGGTGGTCACGCGCTTGCCCGACATCTTCTCCATCTTCGTCTGGCACGAGGCCACGGCCTTGCCGTCGACGATCACCGTGCAGAAGCCGCAATCACCCTGGTCGCAGCCGTATTTGGCTCCGGTGAGGCGCAACGTGTCGCGCAGGTACCACAGCAACGGCATGGCGGGGTCGCCGGTGTGCCGGTAGCGTTTCTCGTTGACGATGAGGTCGATGCCTTCACGTACGGGCCTGGGCGCCGGCTGGGTGGCATCCTGGGCGGCGGGAACGGGTACGGGCGACGTCGGGCCTTGCTGTGCCATCTGCTTTCCTCAAGCTGAACCCGGGCATTGTGGCATCGGTGCCCGTGTTCAGCGAGCGACTTTACTGAACAGGCGCCGCCACACGGCGTACACGGGGAGCCCGGCGACGACGACCGCGCCGACCACGGCCGCGCTCAGCGGCTTGGACCACGCGTAGGCCACGACCACGGCCACGACGGTGGCAAGGAAGACCAGCGGCAGCAAGGGGTAGGCCGGGGTGACGAAGCTCGGCCGCTCGGCGGTACGCCGCCGATACCAGAACAGGGTGGCGATGGTGACGGCGTATGCGCTCCAGTCGCCGAACGTGGCGAAGTCCAGCAATTGGCCGTAATTGGCGGCCAGCACCAGCACGACGGCCCAGGCCGACAGCGATGCCAGTGCCACGTTGGGTGTGCGGTGCCGCGGATGCAGGCGCGCCACGCTGGCGAAGAACAGGCCGTCCTCGCCCATCACCTGAAGCACGCGCGCACCGGCCACGAGGGTGATGTTGCAGAAGCCGAGCGTCGAGATGGCGATGCCGATCGCGATGATCTTCGCGCCGGTCGCGCCGAAGACGCGGCTCATGACGTCGGCGGC
This window of the Luteibacter aegosomatis genome carries:
- a CDS encoding (2Fe-2S)-binding protein; this encodes MAQQGPTSPVPVPAAQDATQPAPRPVREGIDLIVNEKRYRHTGDPAMPLLWYLRDTLRLTGAKYGCDQGDCGFCTVIVDGKAVASCQTKMEKMSGKRVTTVEGLAGKDGALHPVQQAWIDEDAVMCGFCQPGQIMAAVDLLSHQKNPSDADIDKIGNLCRCGSYGRIRKAIKRAAVAMKDAKA